A region from the Bacillus sp. Marseille-P3661 genome encodes:
- a CDS encoding outer membrane protein assembly factor BamB family protein: MVLLAFIFFSAKNDDVVAFTIGNGYQNDGYDLNAIQPTSTNWTKQSQFIGSDHSNLYWIYKTGRSVETSPVIAEDGTLYVASFDKLYALNPDGSEKWTFPIGGVYRASPVIGSDGTIYIGSTTGYLYAVDPDGNEKWNVYLNKVLYGSPALASDGTVYIVANGKLYAVDSTGIKKWEYTPSYYNISNSPIVATDGTIYIGGYQKFEALSPEGTQKWEFSLTNSPSTATVGPDGTLYVSDTDTLYALTPDGEENWSYQSPGGGFIGNPALGANNLIYIPVNIINSNSSGLYVLNTSGEFQWTYSIRDISQDLIIDTEGSIYVGSGFGYFYAIRSDGTTKWKLSETFSEEDYRFVQTEFEYSAPAIGENGTIYVGNNKGLYAIGPNGEATSIVVDQPTLTLPIGGSEKVNIFAIFSGGETPNITSWKDVSFQSSNANVAKANKYGVIAVGEGTATITVTFEDTITQIEINVPSNPLFTQNNQSSGFQDGAYDQGALQPSTFNWTRQTRFTVGEDPVKKWISAKHFEVGYQFTSPVIGADGTIYVATIDNYLPRRPFLYAVNPDGTEKWRAGLDAYIVDSPVIGADGTIYMATYNTLFAINPDGSTKWAHPVETIMTSPAIGEDGTIYFGILPFGNDGMGDGGFLYAVTSDGQFKWSYQVGMDVVSQSPAISKDGTIYVANSTGELYAINNNGTLKWKYALEESGDYFLKHAPVITSSGNILVSSLTRGLINFNEDGTIKWELKDGVSSYDHAPAIGADGTIYITSYNNLKAITADGKLLWKYVGRNSNSSFKSPLIDLNDMIYVIDSFSITSVYQDGTERWYYPLDSNNLFKSNLAIGSDNTLYAGYSGVNDERLQASYLYAIQAEGDSNLLPVLTPDLNGDGWVDIYDISQIAKDAPELLDWILQYYGEKADDVIILE, translated from the coding sequence TTGGTTTTATTAGCTTTTATATTTTTTAGTGCAAAAAACGATGATGTAGTAGCTTTTACAATAGGGAATGGTTATCAGAATGATGGTTATGATCTAAATGCTATTCAACCGACATCTACAAACTGGACAAAGCAATCTCAGTTTATTGGTAGTGATCATTCTAATTTGTATTGGATTTACAAGACAGGTAGATCAGTAGAAACATCACCAGTCATAGCGGAGGATGGAACGCTTTATGTAGCATCATTTGATAAGCTTTATGCATTGAACCCTGATGGTTCTGAAAAATGGACATTTCCAATTGGAGGTGTTTATCGTGCCTCACCTGTAATTGGTAGTGACGGTACAATCTACATAGGATCTACAACTGGATATTTATATGCAGTCGACCCTGATGGCAATGAGAAGTGGAACGTTTATTTAAATAAGGTACTTTATGGCTCACCCGCTCTTGCTAGCGACGGAACAGTTTACATCGTGGCAAACGGTAAACTTTATGCAGTGGATTCAACGGGAATAAAAAAGTGGGAATACACACCTTCCTACTACAACATAAGTAATTCACCAATAGTGGCTACTGATGGAACTATTTATATCGGTGGTTATCAAAAATTTGAAGCGCTGAGCCCCGAAGGTACCCAAAAATGGGAGTTCAGCCTTACTAATAGTCCATCAACTGCAACAGTAGGACCCGATGGAACCCTCTATGTTTCTGATACGGATACATTGTATGCCCTTACTCCAGATGGTGAAGAAAATTGGTCTTATCAGTCTCCCGGAGGTGGATTTATCGGAAATCCCGCTCTTGGCGCTAATAATTTAATTTACATCCCAGTTAATATTATCAATTCAAATAGTTCAGGTTTATATGTTTTAAATACGAGCGGTGAATTTCAATGGACTTATTCGATCCGCGATATATCACAGGATTTAATTATCGATACTGAAGGATCAATATATGTAGGAAGTGGGTTTGGGTATTTTTATGCCATCCGTTCAGATGGTACAACCAAATGGAAACTCTCAGAAACGTTTTCAGAAGAAGACTATCGGTTTGTCCAAACTGAATTTGAATATTCTGCACCTGCTATCGGAGAAAACGGAACAATATATGTAGGTAATAATAAAGGATTATATGCGATTGGTCCTAATGGTGAAGCAACAAGTATTGTTGTAGATCAACCAACTCTAACATTACCAATAGGTGGCTCTGAAAAAGTCAATATTTTTGCAATTTTTTCAGGTGGAGAAACGCCTAATATTACGTCTTGGAAAGATGTATCTTTTCAATCATCTAATGCAAACGTCGCGAAGGCAAATAAGTACGGAGTTATCGCTGTTGGTGAAGGAACAGCAACTATTACCGTAACTTTTGAAGATACCATAACTCAAATTGAAATAAATGTCCCTTCAAATCCACTATTTACTCAAAATAATCAAAGCAGTGGATTTCAAGATGGAGCTTATGACCAAGGAGCGCTCCAACCTTCTACTTTTAACTGGACTCGCCAAACACGTTTTACAGTAGGTGAAGACCCCGTAAAGAAATGGATTTCAGCCAAGCATTTTGAGGTGGGATATCAATTTACTTCGCCGGTAATTGGAGCTGATGGAACTATTTATGTCGCCACGATTGATAATTATTTACCAAGAAGGCCTTTTCTATATGCGGTCAATCCAGATGGTACTGAAAAATGGCGAGCTGGTTTAGATGCATATATAGTAGATTCACCGGTAATCGGCGCCGATGGCACGATTTATATGGCAACGTATAATACATTATTTGCAATTAATCCTGATGGCTCTACAAAATGGGCACATCCTGTTGAGACTATTATGACCTCACCAGCAATCGGTGAAGATGGCACTATTTATTTTGGAATTCTTCCATTCGGCAACGATGGAATGGGAGATGGCGGCTTTTTATATGCTGTGACTAGTGATGGTCAGTTTAAATGGTCCTATCAGGTTGGTATGGATGTGGTCTCACAATCCCCAGCAATCAGCAAAGACGGCACGATATATGTAGCTAATTCAACAGGAGAACTTTACGCGATTAATAATAACGGTACGCTAAAATGGAAATACGCTCTTGAAGAATCTGGTGACTATTTCCTAAAGCATGCTCCAGTGATAACATCGAGCGGTAATATATTAGTTAGTAGCTTAACACGAGGTTTAATTAATTTTAACGAGGATGGAACGATTAAGTGGGAATTGAAAGATGGGGTTTCAAGCTATGACCATGCCCCAGCTATTGGAGCAGATGGAACCATCTATATTACAAGTTACAATAATCTAAAAGCTATAACGGCAGATGGAAAGTTACTATGGAAGTATGTTGGAAGAAATAGCAATAGTTCGTTTAAATCGCCGCTTATCGATCTAAACGATATGATTTACGTTATTGATTCTTTTAGTATTACTTCTGTATATCAGGATGGTACAGAACGATGGTATTACCCATTAGATAGCAACAATCTCTTTAAAAGTAATCTGGCAATCGGTTCTGATAACACACTTTATGCTGGGTACTCAGGTGTAAATGACGAGCGCCTACAAGCAAGCTACTTATATGCCATACAAGCAGAAGGAGACTCAAATCTACTACCAGTGTTAACTCCTGATTTAAATGGAGATGGGTGGGTTGACATTTATGATATATCACAAATCGCAAAAGATGCCCCAGAGTTGTTGGATTGGATTTTACAATATTATGGTGAAAAAGCTGATGATGTCATTATTTTAGAATAG
- a CDS encoding CBO0543 family protein codes for MKQQFEKNALRFLFVIGLISFLNLVRKPPTKDWIIIFLFKGFLSSILDNLVVSKGYIKYPVKIFKTFDISFIFDYLLYPVTCIYYNQITKNSTIPGIFMKTFYFSIPMTLIEYFLEKKTQLINFKKGWTIKTSFYSLTVTFLISRTFIAIIRKANNKPVPEN; via the coding sequence ATGAAACAACAATTTGAAAAAAATGCGCTTAGATTTTTATTTGTAATCGGATTAATTAGCTTTTTAAATCTTGTCAGAAAGCCGCCAACTAAAGATTGGATCATAATTTTTTTGTTTAAAGGGTTTCTTTCTTCAATCCTAGATAATTTAGTTGTTAGTAAGGGCTATATTAAATATCCGGTAAAAATATTTAAAACATTTGATATTAGCTTTATATTTGATTATCTTCTCTATCCAGTAACTTGTATTTACTATAACCAAATCACAAAAAACTCCACTATACCTGGAATTTTCATGAAAACGTTTTATTTTAGCATTCCAATGACTTTAATCGAATATTTTCTTGAAAAAAAGACTCAATTAATTAATTTTAAAAAGGGTTGGACAATAAAAACAAGTTTCTATAGCCTGACCGTAACATTCTTAATTTCACGTACTTTCATTGCAATAATAAGGAAAGCAAATAATAAACCTGTTCCAGAAAATTAA
- a CDS encoding KamA family radical SAM protein — protein MAQPKYIMNLDKIQEIPMAEREKLKQITEKYVFRVNDYYLSLIDWNNPNDPIRKLVIPNEGELEEYGRWDASDEDTNYVVPGCQHKYSTTALLIVSEVCGAYCRYCFRKRLFRNDVKEAMSDVEPGLKYIEEHPEINNVLLTGGDSLILATKKLRMIIERLRAIDHVKIIRLGSKLPVFNPMRIYEDEDLLNLIREFSTPEKRIYVMAHINHPVEITDQARKGFQALHDAGAIVVNQTPVLKGINDDPDVLAELLDKLSWAGVTPYYFFVNRPVAGNNDFVLTLKELYDIVEKAKAKTSGLGKRVRLSMSHTSGKIEILAIDNGKAYLKYHQSRDNEYGKFMVLDCPDQAAWFDDLPGNEQYWTKPKKKTDEVVSVNELPDVPVKEVVGSK, from the coding sequence ATGGCACAGCCCAAGTACATAATGAATCTTGATAAAATTCAAGAAATACCCATGGCTGAAAGAGAGAAACTGAAACAGATTACAGAAAAATATGTATTTCGCGTAAATGACTATTATTTAAGTTTAATTGATTGGAATAATCCGAATGACCCGATTCGAAAGCTTGTCATCCCTAATGAAGGGGAGCTTGAAGAATATGGCCGTTGGGATGCTTCTGATGAAGACACAAACTATGTGGTTCCTGGCTGTCAGCATAAATATTCAACTACAGCTTTGCTGATCGTGTCGGAGGTTTGTGGTGCGTACTGTCGCTATTGTTTTAGAAAACGTCTGTTTAGAAACGACGTAAAAGAAGCGATGAGCGATGTTGAACCAGGTTTGAAGTATATTGAAGAGCACCCAGAAATTAATAATGTGTTATTAACCGGTGGGGATTCTCTTATTTTAGCTACGAAAAAGCTAAGAATGATCATTGAGCGCCTTCGTGCGATTGATCATGTTAAAATTATCCGCTTAGGCTCCAAATTGCCTGTTTTTAATCCGATGCGAATTTATGAGGATGAAGACTTATTAAATTTAATTCGCGAATTTTCCACCCCTGAAAAGCGCATTTATGTAATGGCGCATATTAACCATCCAGTCGAAATTACCGATCAAGCAAGAAAAGGATTCCAGGCTTTACACGATGCGGGAGCGATCGTTGTTAATCAAACGCCTGTTTTAAAAGGCATTAATGATGATCCAGATGTATTAGCGGAGCTCCTTGATAAATTGTCATGGGCTGGCGTTACACCGTACTATTTCTTTGTAAACCGTCCAGTTGCAGGCAATAATGATTTTGTCCTTACGCTGAAAGAGCTATATGACATTGTTGAAAAGGCAAAAGCTAAAACTTCAGGCTTAGGCAAACGAGTCCGTCTATCAATGAGCCATACAAGTGGCAAAATTGAAATTCTAGCAATTGACAATGGAAAAGCCTACTTAAAATATCATCAATCACGCGACAATGAATATGGCAAGTTCATGGTGCTCGACTGTCCTGATCAAGCGGCATGGTTCGATGATCTGCCAGGCAATGAGCAATATTGGACAAAACCTAAGAAAAAAACAGACGAAGTCGTCTCCGTCAACGAACTTCCAGATGTCCCGGTGAAGGAAGTAGTAGGTTCTAAATAG
- a CDS encoding DUF2062 domain-containing protein, which translates to MKIKRRVKYYLFRLFRLKASPKEVSIGLALGFIPNWFPTFGIGPIMSIGIAKVFRGNLIAAVIGGIIGTPIWPILFYLNYRTGSLFFNKHSKVDEIEDVEYLDAVNDTVGSLQSGSFLFLSGAIINVFISSLVIYLLVYILFKKYRVTILRKLKY; encoded by the coding sequence GTGAAGATAAAGCGACGCGTAAAATACTATCTTTTTCGTTTGTTTCGATTAAAGGCAAGTCCCAAGGAAGTTTCAATTGGGTTGGCTTTAGGCTTTATTCCAAATTGGTTCCCAACATTTGGTATAGGGCCGATAATGTCTATTGGAATTGCTAAGGTTTTTAGGGGAAACTTAATAGCCGCTGTAATTGGGGGAATTATTGGAACTCCGATTTGGCCCATTCTCTTTTATCTAAACTATAGAACGGGTAGTCTATTCTTTAATAAACATAGTAAAGTTGATGAAATAGAGGATGTTGAATATCTAGATGCCGTGAATGATACGGTAGGGAGTCTCCAATCAGGCAGTTTTTTATTTCTATCAGGTGCAATCATTAATGTGTTTATTTCCTCATTAGTAATTTATCTTTTGGTATACATTTTATTTAAAAAGTATCGAGTAACTATTCTGCGGAAATTGAAGTACTGA
- a CDS encoding CBO0543 family protein encodes MTYKKEKIIELSSWVAMVILLIKFIPKNKLREAHLAFLFKQLITWLFGLIVVENGNISYPFRTFFKKSIKSSFTFEYFVFPGMCALFNAHYPEKRSKYFKTFYYIVYTSVIVFLEVIALRFTKLIHYENWKWYWSFVSIWFSYYLSRMYQVWFFKDKKKKFFEV; translated from the coding sequence ATGACATACAAAAAGGAAAAAATAATTGAACTTTCTTCATGGGTTGCTATGGTTATTTTGTTAATTAAATTTATACCAAAAAATAAATTACGTGAGGCACATCTAGCTTTTTTGTTTAAACAGCTTATTACTTGGCTATTCGGTTTAATTGTGGTGGAAAATGGAAATATTAGCTACCCGTTTCGAACCTTTTTTAAGAAATCAATTAAAAGCAGCTTTACGTTTGAATACTTTGTTTTTCCAGGAATGTGTGCATTGTTTAATGCTCATTATCCCGAGAAAAGAAGTAAATATTTCAAGACATTTTATTATATAGTCTATACTTCTGTGATTGTTTTCCTTGAGGTCATTGCTCTTAGATTCACAAAATTAATTCATTATGAAAACTGGAAATGGTATTGGAGCTTTGTGAGTATTTGGTTTTCATATTACCTTTCTCGAATGTACCAAGTGTGGTTTTTTAAAGATAAAAAGAAAAAATTTTTTGAAGTTTAG
- a CDS encoding PilZ domain-containing protein, with protein sequence MNRRNEPFRVLMEPPLNCQFQIVYVNGKFINSSIGSCEILDISPGGLKIKSSLNLYLEKELKLKLSFNIDSNFISQQGQPLWIKRYGNYFLYGVKLEQTGDEKELIINSLKVYSRTKKR encoded by the coding sequence ATGAATCGTAGAAATGAACCGTTTAGGGTCCTAATGGAGCCGCCTTTAAATTGCCAATTTCAAATCGTTTATGTTAATGGCAAATTCATAAATAGTTCTATCGGTAGTTGTGAGATCTTAGATATAAGTCCTGGCGGCTTAAAAATAAAATCAAGTCTAAATTTATATCTAGAAAAAGAACTAAAGCTAAAGTTATCTTTTAACATTGACTCCAATTTTATTTCTCAACAAGGTCAACCTCTATGGATTAAGCGATATGGAAATTACTTTTTATATGGTGTAAAGCTTGAACAAACCGGAGATGAGAAGGAACTCATAATAAATTCGCTAAAAGTTTATTCTAGAACTAAAAAACGATAA
- a CDS encoding DUF1932 domain-containing protein, translating to MKVGFIGFGEVGFEMSQGLLGDGVKEIFAFDPLYDRDFVKERAKVAGVNLVTSPELVLQSEVDVVIVAVPAHHAKNAWENIYKYLNDTILCIDVSTASANEKTEIYESTLGENKKFVDAALMGPLSVHKHRVPIIASGNGVDDFIELMSPYNMNIEKVSEIPGDATNIKFTRSIFMKGISALLSEVLEVAEKLNIGDRVLSSISKTMDEKPFEQIINRLITGTAIHSGRRVVEMENVIQLLEENNKEPIMTLATKEKLIAITEHGLREKFNNKTPDNWKQVIEEMNKKEIETNKSV from the coding sequence ATGAAAGTAGGATTTATTGGTTTCGGAGAAGTTGGGTTTGAAATGTCCCAAGGTTTACTTGGAGATGGTGTGAAAGAAATATTCGCTTTTGACCCGCTGTACGATCGGGACTTTGTAAAAGAAAGAGCAAAAGTGGCAGGAGTAAATTTAGTAACAAGCCCAGAGCTAGTACTACAATCTGAAGTTGATGTTGTTATTGTTGCAGTACCTGCTCATCATGCTAAAAATGCTTGGGAGAATATTTATAAGTACCTAAATGATACGATACTATGTATAGATGTTTCAACAGCTAGTGCTAATGAAAAGACTGAAATTTATGAAAGCACATTAGGGGAAAATAAGAAGTTTGTTGACGCGGCATTAATGGGTCCTCTTTCAGTTCATAAACACCGAGTTCCGATTATCGCTAGTGGAAATGGTGTAGATGATTTCATAGAATTAATGAGTCCATATAATATGAATATTGAGAAGGTAAGTGAAATACCTGGGGATGCAACCAATATAAAGTTTACAAGAAGTATCTTTATGAAAGGGATCTCAGCTCTTTTATCTGAAGTATTAGAGGTAGCTGAAAAGCTCAACATTGGTGATCGTGTATTAAGTTCAATATCAAAGACAATGGATGAAAAGCCATTTGAACAAATCATTAATAGGTTAATTACAGGAACAGCTATACACTCCGGCAGACGAGTTGTAGAAATGGAAAATGTAATTCAGTTATTAGAGGAAAACAACAAAGAACCGATCATGACCTTAGCTACCAAGGAGAAACTAATAGCCATTACAGAACATGGATTAAGAGAAAAATTTAATAATAAAACACCAGATAACTGGAAACAAGTAATTGAAGAAATGAATAAAAAGGAAATTGAGACAAATAAAAGTGTTTAG
- a CDS encoding MFS transporter: MRKNYNSYLIFTSTSLFLFSIAGSRPLIPLFSSQLGANNVQIGLIVSLFSLLPLFLSIKLGKVVDRVGSKVPLAIGITLGGFSLGVPWFFHGLGGIYVSQILSGFSQVLYVISMQAYIGGFSKSKVRNHYINIFSVSVAFGSFIGPLISGFFSENVGYSMTLALLGFILLLSSPLSLLFKKKSLKGNLERKEEKNKSIDLLSIPGLRKAFLISAIVLLSKDIYIAFFPLLAESKGISTSVIGLIIAVNSLAGIFIRVILPLLVQRFNQSFIITISIIAVGFIYLLNPLFSNEYILGALSFILGLCMGVGQPLSISSSISLLPDRRVGEGLGLRLSINKFTQVIVPVFLGLASSVVGIGGVFYLSGLLIITSSIEPKRVLGQRDRSGGC; encoded by the coding sequence ATGAGGAAAAATTACAACTCATATTTAATTTTTACTTCTACTTCTTTATTTTTGTTTAGTATAGCAGGTAGTAGGCCGTTAATTCCTTTGTTCTCGAGTCAATTAGGTGCTAATAATGTGCAAATAGGGTTAATAGTATCGCTATTTTCTTTATTACCGTTGTTTTTATCGATAAAGTTAGGAAAAGTAGTTGATAGAGTTGGTAGTAAAGTCCCCCTTGCAATTGGCATAACACTGGGCGGTTTTTCCCTTGGTGTACCTTGGTTTTTTCATGGGTTGGGGGGAATATATGTATCGCAAATATTATCTGGATTTTCACAAGTACTCTATGTGATCTCGATGCAGGCATACATAGGGGGTTTTAGCAAAAGCAAAGTGCGCAATCATTACATTAATATATTTAGTGTTAGTGTTGCATTTGGTAGTTTTATTGGGCCGCTTATTAGTGGCTTTTTTTCTGAAAATGTTGGCTACTCCATGACTTTAGCATTGTTAGGATTCATTTTGTTACTGTCTTCACCTTTGAGTTTATTATTCAAAAAAAAGAGTTTAAAAGGTAATTTAGAGCGTAAAGAGGAAAAAAATAAATCGATTGATTTGTTGTCTATCCCGGGATTAAGGAAGGCTTTCTTAATTAGCGCCATTGTTCTGTTGTCTAAAGATATTTATATTGCATTTTTTCCATTACTCGCAGAAAGTAAAGGTATTTCGACTTCAGTGATTGGTTTAATTATTGCTGTAAATTCATTAGCAGGTATTTTTATAAGAGTTATCCTCCCTTTGCTAGTACAAAGATTTAATCAAAGTTTCATTATTACTATTTCAATTATTGCTGTTGGATTCATTTATCTTTTAAATCCGTTGTTTAGCAATGAATATATTTTAGGCGCCCTTTCTTTTATTCTGGGTCTATGTATGGGAGTAGGACAACCTCTTTCCATATCGAGTAGTATATCATTGCTGCCTGATCGAAGGGTAGGAGAAGGTTTAGGGTTAAGATTGTCTATAAACAAGTTCACTCAAGTCATAGTACCGGTTTTTTTAGGACTAGCATCTTCTGTTGTTGGTATAGGTGGCGTTTTTTATTTATCAGGATTATTAATAATTACAAGTAGTATAGAACCAAAAAGGGTATTGGGCCAAAGGGACAGGTCTGGTGGTTGTTGA
- a CDS encoding TerC family protein, producing MESIWLEYAWALLILIGLEGLLSADNALVLAVIAKHLPEDQKRKAINYGIIMAFVFRFGALFAISFIANVWQIQAVGAAYLLYLGLKHVIQARFGAKNEDIHKDDEMEAAGKGFWPTVGKIALADLAFAVDSILAAVALALGLPDSPLGNFGGMDAGKFIVVVLGGIAGLILIKFAATWFVQLLAKRPALETTAYAIVAWVGVKLAVITLAHEDIGVLDHHFPHSTVWTVIFYGVLVGIALIGWFAPTKKSVQTT from the coding sequence ATGGAGTCAATATGGCTAGAGTATGCTTGGGCATTGTTAATTCTAATTGGATTAGAAGGACTGTTATCGGCAGACAATGCTCTTGTACTAGCGGTTATAGCCAAGCATTTACCCGAAGATCAGAAAAGAAAAGCGATAAATTATGGTATCATTATGGCTTTCGTCTTTCGATTTGGCGCTCTATTTGCCATTTCTTTTATTGCAAACGTTTGGCAAATACAGGCAGTAGGAGCAGCGTATCTCTTATACTTAGGATTGAAACATGTTATTCAGGCACGTTTCGGAGCTAAGAATGAGGATATCCATAAGGACGATGAAATGGAAGCAGCTGGTAAAGGTTTCTGGCCGACTGTAGGGAAGATTGCGCTAGCTGACCTCGCTTTTGCAGTGGATTCAATACTAGCAGCGGTTGCTCTTGCCCTCGGTCTTCCAGATTCACCGCTCGGCAATTTTGGCGGTATGGATGCTGGGAAGTTTATTGTTGTAGTGCTTGGGGGTATTGCAGGTCTTATCTTAATTAAGTTTGCAGCTACTTGGTTTGTTCAACTTCTTGCAAAACGCCCAGCGCTGGAAACAACAGCATATGCGATTGTTGCCTGGGTTGGTGTCAAACTTGCTGTCATTACCCTTGCCCATGAGGATATTGGTGTTTTAGATCATCACTTTCCACACAGTACCGTATGGACTGTGATCTTCTACGGAGTATTAGTCGGAATTGCTCTAATCGGTTGGTTTGCACCAACTAAAAAGTCAGTTCAAACCACATAG
- a CDS encoding REP-associated tyrosine transposase translates to MPRKARLKSGSGVYHVILRGANRQEIFHDDEDCMQFLNTLERYKNETELKVYGWCLMSNHVHLLLREGNEELSKTMKRIGVSFVRYYNWKYGVIGHLFQDRFKSESVETREYLLTVVRYIHQNPLKAGIVKKVNEWRWSSCHGYYSKSYYPMGLLDYNFILQFFSSDPLIAKERFKEFNERNNNDECLEERTIIKRRLTDEEAREKIKEVLGDNEITQVKSLPKLQRNELLRRVKGINGLSQRQTARILGVSPRLICKA, encoded by the coding sequence ATGCCTCGTAAAGCAAGGTTGAAAAGTGGTAGTGGAGTTTACCATGTTATATTAAGAGGTGCAAATCGACAGGAGATTTTCCATGACGATGAAGATTGCATGCAGTTTTTAAATACACTGGAAAGGTATAAAAATGAAACAGAGTTAAAAGTCTATGGTTGGTGCTTAATGAGTAATCATGTTCATCTGCTTTTAAGAGAAGGTAATGAAGAACTCTCTAAAACGATGAAACGAATTGGTGTAAGCTTTGTCCGATACTATAACTGGAAGTACGGAGTAATCGGGCATTTATTTCAAGACCGTTTTAAAAGTGAAAGTGTAGAGACTAGAGAGTATCTATTAACAGTTGTTAGATATATTCATCAAAACCCACTTAAAGCTGGAATAGTCAAAAAGGTTAATGAATGGCGGTGGAGTAGTTGTCATGGATATTATAGTAAAAGTTATTATCCTATGGGATTGCTAGATTATAATTTTATTCTTCAATTTTTTTCCTCAGACCCTTTAATCGCAAAAGAAAGATTCAAAGAATTCAATGAAAGGAATAATAATGATGAATGTTTAGAGGAACGGACTATTATAAAAAGAAGATTAACGGATGAGGAGGCAAGGGAGAAAATAAAAGAGGTACTTGGTGATAATGAGATTACACAAGTAAAAAGCTTACCTAAACTTCAAAGAAATGAACTGCTTCGAAGAGTAAAAGGTATTAATGGGCTTTCACAGCGTCAGACGGCAAGAATATTGGGGGTATCACCCCGTCTAATTTGTAAAGCTTAA